GCAAAATATGTCCATAAGTGCAACCTATGTCTCTTAAATAGTTTGAATGCAAACCAAGAGCTTCTGATAGTAATTCAAAGAGTGTAATCCCAAATTTCGTAATATTAGTCCCATATTCAAGAAGGATATCCCTACAAGAAGATTCAAATTAGTATTACCAACTACCAATATATGTTCTCTCGtagaaaatacaaaagaaaaagtacaggtagataataaaaatattaaataatataaacaatagatatatcagatgtttattttattaggtgtacggatggttattttaatattaaaatttagatgaTTAATTTAGAggtatagtatatttttatttaattagtggTTGTTCATATTGTTTAAAATGACCATTGTTTACCAAGCATTCCCCCATAACAGAATTCAAATTTGTGTCTTTGTTCATTGTGTAAcgtaactatatatatatatttgcaatgaattttataactttttgttctATTAAATTTGATCCATAATTCATGTAAAATATTTGGATTAGTTGAAGTGTTAGTTGATATAACTTGTATTCATCaagtttttttattaatatgctattcttttttaaaatttattatcaaatatatttttttaaaaattaattatttaattgttaTCTTTTTATTAAGGTTACAattgatttattatttatttttaattataatttattatgttattataaaaaaaagtggcatttgaataattaatttaaaaaaagtgACATTTAGTATTAAGGGTTTGTTTGGCTAAGTttctaaaaaaagatatttttttgagttatctttttttaaaagatcttatagaaaagtaaaagtaattttatgtttgggtatctcatgcaaaaagatctttttatctatcaattatgtttaaatataacaatataaaagtattttttttgtttatttattacatgaaaaacatcttttttttaagaaaaaaaaatcttttagaaaagatgtaaattatagcttctcaaaaaagatatttttttaatttttttagtgcttttacttttactactcgaaatttgtcaaacacactaaaaaataaaaaagatattttttatcaaaataataacgCCCAAACAAGTACTAAGTTTCGAAAATAATGACACTTTGGTGTAAAAATTCTGATATTCACAAAGTCACAAACAAAATGAACAAATGAAAGTGAGTACACTTGTTGATGTCACAAATATATCCTATATCTATCTCATCCTAACTATCTCTGTTCGAAACTAAGCCAAAcagaacaaattaaggaagtcTAGATGAATCTAGTAATATAAGTGAAAGCTAGTGCAATTAGAACATACCTGCATACTACTGGCAATTCCACTGGTTTAGGATTATCAGGAGCAAGATAACACACAAAAGTATCTCTCCAATTAAGTGCTGGTGAActatataaatcaaaattacTGTTATAAATAAACGACCTATTTTGGTCACGTGTATAAAACTTTTTCTTCACTTCATCGTCTTGTTCGAAGAACCTTCTAATCCCATCTTTCATCTCCTCAAGAACACTCTTAGGGATGCCATGATTCACCACTTGAAAGAAACCCCATGTCTTACAAGCTTCCCTTATTCTTGAAACAACTCCTTCGCGTTTGCTTGGATCTTTGGTAACAACAACATCTTCAAGATCTATAACTGGAATTGTATGTTCTGAGTTGTGAGATTTCGTATTATCATGTTGGTGATGGAAGAGTGATGGAATCTTTGTAAGGCCTTTGTCAACAAGACCCTTGACGCCAGTTTTTGTTTCATCGAATGATTTGAGGTCGTTGAGTCTGTTAGAACTGAGCTTCACCGTTCCTACTACAACTTCTTGATCAGTGTAAGAAACCTCCATGGATCTCCTTATTACTTATTTGTGTTTCCTCACTTTGTTTTATAGAGTTTATGCTACaaaagaagctaagagaagaacaatattatattatatagcacctattcaaaagaaaataataaaattatttttttatgaagatttttatattaaaaatatattttatttatttagtcatatttaaaaaaaataatatttttataatatatcaaaattaaattttataatttattatttaatgataaaaaatatttttatataaagataattataaaatttttatgatagtatctatttatattagaaaagtctTAGAATCagcaattttttaaaaagtttgtcagtatttaattattaaaaaagaagtACATGCTATGGTGTTTATATATATTTGTCTAACTTAttaaaaagagataaaaataaatatttaaattaaaaaatataaaaataaataaatttttaatatttaaaatttatcataaaaaataaattcagcAATTTCAACACCAAAATTATAGGCATTACagaatttatctaaaaaatattgaataattttatactattatatttaattttatactattaaaaatattattaataattaattaataattacaaaatataaaatttgttaACCCCTAACATTCTTTGTGTGGCAGGCCTCGCGGATAGAGgctttcaattaaaaaaaaaaaaaattttatggcCACATCCATAGTATGCAGACGGATATAGCTGCAAACCATTATTGACTTTTTAACACAAGTGACAAAAGTTCGATATTGAACCAAACCTAAACTCTTAAATTTAAGATGAAAACTCGTCCAACTACACGGCGGGGTTAGATTTTTTGCTCCACttaatttttatcatatataaAGAAATTATGGATTTAGTTTAGTGAGTAGTGCAAGTAGTTTAGGATAACTATTTCACTACAGAAAATTCTATGGTGCTGACTGGAAGAAAAATGGCATGTTATGAGAACCATACGTGTCTTGCTTAAAAAGTGACTCTTGTGCTGACTGGAAGAAAAATGGCATGTGATGAGAACCATACGTGTCTTGTTTAAAAAATGACTCTTCTTTTATTGTTCCTGTCATAATAACTTTATGAATTGATTTTCTATTTCCCGTTTTCATATGTGAGGTTAAACGAAAATAATTGTGaggttaattaattaatttgctATTTGCACTGAACGCTCGAAATTTTGGCCATTTCGTATGTATTATTAATTTATGGCAACTActcaaataaaaatagtaaaaatatccttttataaaaatgttttgtttaaaagtataatttatttatttagtcatacattaaacaaaaataatatttttataaatatcaaaatCTAACTATCCAATCCAtcatctaaaaattaaaaaaaatattttcacataaaaataattataaaatctttatTATAGTATCCACCTTAATCTATTACACCTTTGTGTAACTTTTTGGTTTGGACTTTAATTTAGACTAATTTTTGTAGATTTCTATTCTCTAAAAGTTTTAGTAATTGGATTCacaaattttatttagttttaatattTTAGCTTATCataacaatatttatttttagttttttattccaaaaaaataaaatgtattaGACCAGCAATAAAtctatattttctattaatattaatataattgtgatggtaaaataaataatataaaacacatttattgttattatgatatgtagtttattttaattatttaataactaatattaaaatataaaatatttaaattttaagatttttttataacaagttaaaatatattatattatgtaatAATAATCAAGATAGTATAAAACATGTTTTTAGGGTTtaagtaataatttttttattattctactatataaatttttatgttaaatattTTGTCACAAGttaaaatattagaataaatatattttttatattattattattggaaaACGTGTgctttttaatgttttatttttatttttttttcatccaAATATAAATACTAATAGGTTTTCTTGGTAGTTAATTGGATATCGAATTATGGGACTTAGCTTCTACTCACTTGGTAAATATATTAGTTTTATACCTTTTAATTTTCACAACTTAACAAAATTTTGGAGATTACCCatgttagttaaaaataaataaattcgaAGAAAAAGATTATTCGAATTTCAGGAGTAAAAGTTGGATTTTTTGATTGAAACATCGTTTTTGTAGCGGTGTCTTCgagaataaattataatatcTTATTAGGACGTGATTGGATCCATAGTGTTAGGGCTGTATCATTCACTGTGCATCAAAATATCCTTCTTTAGACAGATGATAGAAAACTCTGAGAGTGCTTAATTCTTTCAATTGTGAAGGATGCTATCTGACTTCAGAAGGATTAATTCTGAAGTCGTCGTTATCTGAAGTTATAGTGTTAATGCTGTATCATTCACTGTGCATCGTATCCTTCTTTAGACAGATGATAGAAAACCCTGAGAGTGCTTAATTCTTTCAATTGTGAAGGATGCTATCTGACTTCAGAAGGATTAAGTGTGAAGCGTCGTTATCTACAATTTATCATTCTTCTGACTAGGTGGAATTGTTCAACGTAAGGTGTTTCGAGGACACTCTTTGATGACAAGTAAACAAGACGTCTTGGATTATCTGGTAActttaaatatgtatttaaataattttctttcagtagaaaataaaagtgaTTCTTTTGATAAAGTTGAATCATTTAGGAAtgtaattttttcttcttctcatagtgaaaatttgatttttcgATCGAATTTAGTCATGGTTTAAGTTCTTCATGTTTACGCAATTATAATGATATTGTTATTCAAATTGCTGTTAAAATAGCAGAAGTTCATTGTATTGAGAATGGGGCTGTTGTAAGTCCAGTAAATAATCAAGTGTGTTTCAATCCTAATGAAtctgttgatttattttttgattGCATCTATGATTTAGAATTTTTGGACTTTGAAAAATACTCAGTAAAAAATGATGAACATGTGAAATGTTTCAAATAACAAGATCCCTTAGAAGAAATTAATTTGGGATCTATTGATGATATTTGAATTACTTACATATGTAaggatcttgcaatcccattttGAACTGAATTATACCATCTTTTACATGAGTTTAAGGATTGTTTTGCTTGGGATTATCATTAGATGCCTGGTCTCGATCGTTCTCTTGTAGAATATCGATTAGCGTTAAAGCCGAACGCTCGACGTGTAAAGCAAACGCCTCGATGATTTGCTCCGATCCTGAAACTAATCAAAAGATTAAAGAAGAGATTAAACGCTTGATTAAAGCGAAATTTATTCGAACCGCACGTTATGTTGAATGGGTTTTGAATATTGTtcctgtgatgaagaagaatggaaaatTAAGAGTGTGCATTGATTTTCAAGATTTAAATAATGCCACTCCAAAAGATGAATATTTTATGTCCATAGCATATATGTTTAATTGATTCTACAGCAGGGAAtgaaattttaagttttatggACAGTTATTCAGAATATAACCAGATCTTCATTGTGGAAGATGATGTGTCCAAAATTGCTTTTTGATATCTCGGGGCATTAGGCATGTATGAATGGGTGGTTATACCATTTGGTTTGAAAAATACTGGTGCAACGTATCAACGTGCCATGAATACTATTTTTCATGAATACATTAGAAACTTTATGGAGGTATATATCGATGATGTTATGGTTAAGTAGAATTCAGTAAGCCAACACATTGATCATTTGAAAAGAGCATTTATTACTATGTGAAAAAAGGGGCTAAAAATGAATCTTTTAAAATGTGCATTCAATGTATCAGCTGAAAATTTTCTAGGATTTGTTGTCCATAAGAAGGGAATTACCATTGATAAAAATAAGGCTGATGCAATCTTAGCATTATCTCCTCCTAAATTGAAGAAGGAGGTGCAATCTTTTCTTGAAAAAGTTAATTATCTACGAAGGTTCATATCAAATCTTTCAGGTCGGACTCGAGTATTTGCACCTTTAGTAAAATTAAAGAATGAATCGCAGTTTGAATAGACAAAAAAATATCAAGAGACTTTTAAGTCAATTAAAGCATATTTGTCCAAAGCTCTGGTAATGGCAAATGTTCGTTCTCGTGAGTCTTTAAAACTATATATTGCTGCATCTATGAGCACAATTGAGTGTATTTGTCCCAGGATGATGAGAACGGACATGAACGAGCCATTTATTACCTTAGTCGAGTATTAACCGATATCGAGACGATGTATTCACCAATTGAAAAGTTATGTTTGTCTTTGTATTATGCTTGCACAAAGTTAAAGTGCTATATGATTGGCAAGCCTGTGAAAATCATTGCACAAACTGATCTAGTTAAATATATGTTGACATATCCTATGTTGAGAGGTCGATTAGAAAAACTGATGTTGATTTTAATAGAATTTGATCTGCAATATGTCCCAATAAAAGTTGTGAAAGGTCAAGTCATTGCATATTTTTTAGTAGATCATTCGAATAATCTGAATGACTAGGGAGCAAATATGATTGATGTCCATGTCAATTATTGGAAGTTATGTTTTGATggttcaaaatataaaaatggt
The Arachis stenosperma cultivar V10309 chromosome 7, arast.V10309.gnm1.PFL2, whole genome shotgun sequence genome window above contains:
- the LOC130941168 gene encoding 1-aminocyclopropane-1-carboxylate oxidase homolog 1-like isoform X1, giving the protein MEVSYTDQEVVVGTVKLSSNRLNDLKSFDETKTGVKGLVDKGLTKIPSLFHHQHDNTKSHNSEHTIPVIDLEDVVVTKDPSKREGVVSRIREACKTWGFFQVVNHGIPKSVLEEMKDGIRRFFEQDDEVKKKFYTRDQNRSFIYNSNFDLYSSPALNWRDTFVCYLAPDNPKPVELPVVCRDILLEYGTNITKFGITLFELLSEALGLHSNYLRDIGCTYGHILLCHYYPACPEPELTLGTTKHSDNDFITVLLQDHIGGLQVLHEDKWIDIPPVPGALVINIGDLLQLITNDIFKSVEHRVLANLIGPRISVASFFCSGMRSSSKLYGPIKELLSEDNPAKYRNTTMEEYVAYYNAKGLDGTTALEHFRV
- the LOC130941168 gene encoding 1-aminocyclopropane-1-carboxylate oxidase homolog 1-like isoform X2 encodes the protein MEVSYTDQEVVVGTVKLSSNRLNDLKSFDETKTGVKGLVDKGLTKIPSLFHHQHDNTKSHNSEHTIPVIDLEDVVVTKDPSKREGVVSRIREACKTWGFFQVVNHGIPKSVLEEMKDGIRRFFEQDDEVKKKFYTRDQNRSFIYNSNFDLYSSPALNWRDTFVCYLAPDNPKPVELPVVCRDILLEYGTNITKFGITLFELLSEALGLHSNYLRDIGCTYGHILLCHYYPACPEPELTLGTTKHSDNDFITVLLQDHIGGLQVLHEDKWIDIPPVPGALVINIGDLLQCSL